The Anopheles marshallii chromosome X, idAnoMarsDA_429_01, whole genome shotgun sequence genome includes a window with the following:
- the LOC128709197 gene encoding RNA-binding motif protein, X-linked 2, whose protein sequence is MNPMTNMKNVLKLSELDLKSGGIGSWHNQYSGSAWIFVGGLLYDLTEGDILCVFSQYGEIVNVHLVRDKATGKSKGFAFICYEDQRSTVLAVDNLNGIKLVGKTIRVDHVQDYRPPKETDKTDAETHQLLMEGCAPEVVMRKQAEGRSDRRTPERSAERSREVYSKVKRERHEPSIKKEKERR, encoded by the exons ATGAATCCTATGAC TAATATGAAAAATGTGCTAAAACTAAGCGAACTGGATTTGAAATCGGGCGGCATTGGTTCCTGGCACAATCAGTACAGCGGCAGTGCTTGGATATTTGTCGGTGGGCTACTCTATGACCTTACCGAAGGGGATATACTGTGCGTGTTTTCCCAGTACGGGGAGATCGTGAACGTGCACCTGGTGCGGGACAAAGCGACCGGGAAGTCGAAAGGATTCGCCTTTATCTGTTACGAAGATCAGCGATCCACCGTGCTGGCGGTGGACAATTTGAACGGCATAAAGCTCGTTGGAAAAACGATCCGTGTTGACCATGTGCAGGACTACCGACCACCCAAGGAAACGGACAAAACGGATGCAGAAACGCACCAGCTGTTAATGGAAGGATGCGCACCGGAGGTGGTGATGAGAAAGCAGGCGGAAGGACGCTCGGACAGGCGGACACCGGAACGTAGTGCGGAACGATCGCGGGAGGTGTACAGTAAAGTTAAGCGTGAACGACACGAACCGTCCATTAAGAAGGAGAAAGAAAGACGATAG
- the LOC128711461 gene encoding type-1 angiotensin II receptor-associated protein-like yields the protein MDIQRAMNSMHTRLKLVAFVHFILIVLALGSAWLPSAYLFYNLLYMVALFWAIHCRESIDAVQICAVINGFSFFFDLMGIISYFPSHGIFSAVFAILNLVIRPFSLLLLQRELSDRGGSFDLGHDGTGGVGEHPTSYEDIDAPHQQTPSHGQVNVNLFK from the exons ATGGATATTCAGCGAGCAATGAATTCAATGCACACGCGTTTGAAG CTGGTAGCATTCGTGCACTTCATTCTGATTGTGCTGGCTCTCGGAAGTGCTTGGCTGCCATCGGCTTATCTGTTCTATAACCTCCTATACATGGTAGCACTGTTCTGGGCGATACACTGTCGCGAATCGATCGACGCGGTCcaaatt TGTGCCGTCATCAATGGGTTTAGCTTCTTCTTCGATCTGATGGGTATCATTTCGTACTTTCCATCGCACGGTATCTTTTCCGCCGTGTTTGCCATACTCAACCTGGTCATCCGTCCGTTcagtttgttgctgctgcagcgtgAACTTTCCGACCGTGGCGGAAGCTTCGATCTCGGGCACGATGGTACGGGCGGCGTTGGTGAACACCCGACCAGCTACGAGGATATTGATGCACCGCACCAGCAGACACCGTCGCACGGGCAGGTGAATGTTAATCTGTTCAAGTGA